The sequence AGCTGTCAAGAAGAGGCGCCGCGCCACCAAGAAGCCATACTCGAGGTCCATTGTGGGTGCTTCCTTGGAAGTGAtccagaagaagagagctgagaagCCTGAAGTCCGAGATGCTGCTAGAGAAGCTGCTCTTCGGTAATGTTTACATCCTCCATTTATATGCCTATGACAGCAGCTAACCATCTGTTTGGTGTTGCCAATAAAATCTGTTTTGCTCTCGAGTGTTACTGTACACAAACGTGCAATACATTTGAACTGCCGCTGACCTTACAGTGAGATCAAGGAGCGCATCAAGAAGACCAAGGATGAGAAGAAGGCGAAGAAGGCTGAGGTGTCCAAGTCCCAGAAGGCGCAGACGAAGGGTGCTGTTCAGAAGGGTTCCAAAGGCCCCAAGTTGGGTGGCGGCGGTGGCAAACGCTGAAAAGGAACTAAGTGTCATTCCGAGACCTCATCAAAGCCACCTTTGTAGTACCTTGGTTAATTTTGTATTTTCTTTCAGAGTTACTTGTGACTCTTAATTTTGCATCTTTATATATTGGGAGAAATGATCGCCGTTCGTTCATATGATTTCCTCATCTTTGTTTCTCAACCGAATAATGTGACTGGATGTTTCTTTGTTGGGATTCTCCTGTACCACATACGCTTGCCGGTACACACACGGATCTTCAACGCCGTCACAGACCGTCCGGCTCAGGGCGACGGACCATCCGCACTCTCATAGAGAGCACCGTCAGACGATACACTCATAGTGTTTGGCCCCAATTTGGAGCCAACAGGATGAAACCTCGGACGGGTACTAGATACAGGTATGAAAATGAGACAAATTTTCTTTGTACGAGATGCATGTATTTTTTTTGTCAGGACGGATACGGTACTATCCGAATATTGAACCTCGGATACGGGTAGGATACAGAATCACTAATACCCGATAAGTACCCGTAAATCCCAGGGTAGGATATGAGTACGATGCAGTCGGGAACCCGAACCGAAGTGGTGAAGTCATTGTCTAGTGTTTGTGGCTTTGCGCTCGGCATAGGCTGTAGTGCGTGTCAGTGTTTGGTACCCACCACGCATTACGGAGTGTACCACAATGCTTTTGTCAAACTTCTCGTGACCCGAAGGCTCTATCTCCGGGAGGTcgggctcctgcccttcttctaGAGCTAGGTTTTCTTGGACGTCGGTCACTGCTTCTTCTAGCAAAAACAagcaataaacaatacatcaaccaaTGCTTTGCTAGGAAAAAGTGTGTCATAATATTGTGATTATCATTTTATGTGACCTACAATGTGTTTGTACTATCATTGGTGTGTTTGTGCCAAAACACACACACATACATACATACGTACATACATATGAAAAATAGGGAAAATGAGAATTAGAAAAAGGAAAAGTTTATTTGGCTTGGTGCGCCGAGTGGGGCAAATCTGGCCCAGACATATGCGACACACAAGCGTGTGagcgcggcccagccggcccatgatGAGGGAACGACGCGACGGGGCTGGGCCCACACGCCATAGAGAAGGGGGACAGGTCGTCAGTGAGGCTCACTGCGGTTTTCCGCCGTGGCTCCGGTTCCCAGGCAACGACGAGGCATGCTAACACGGGGAGCAGTGGGTGATCACGTGGGCAGGTTTAATTTGGCTGGTGGCGAGCTAGGGCAGGCTGGCCACGGCGGGGTGGCGGGTCACCGCGGTTGTGTTGTCGCCGGTGAGGAGGTAGTGGGTGATCGAGGGTGGGGATGGGTGCCCgggccctggccggcccagccagaCACATATAGTTGGACATGTATACATGTATACGTGGCAGGGTCGCTTGGGAGGCAaggtggggagggagagggatgagAGATGAGTGATGAGGGATGATTCAAATAATATTGGCTATTGAATTTGAGTAAGAAAGAGAGTGTTATTCAACAATCTAAACCGTTGGTTTTGATGATGTATTAAGTCTGGGTGtaatttgtttggtggatttacTGGAGGTTATGAATGTAGGAGTGATTAGTTGGAGACGTCTTACATATAAATATGTCAAAATCTAAACTACAATGACTAAATTGCAGTTACATGTCACGATCAACAACCCCGAGAATGTAGAAAGATTTATAGTCGCCCCTTCCACTCAAAAATGTCTACCTGAGCAGCTGAGCTGGCTTATATCTCTGATTTTTTATATGAAATGGATAATGCATGTTAATGCTTATATTTTGTTGCACCACCAGCCAATAACCCTCGCTTTTGTGATTTGTATGGAAATACCCAATTTCATCTAATGAAGGCGTACGATTCTGCTAAAATGTTAACGTAACCTTGACTAACTCGACCAAGGCTGGAAATGGGCGAAGGTAAAATTCACAATTTAGTTTCTTAAAACTGGCAGATGTTCTTGCAGTTTCTAAGGTCTTGTTTGGGATAATTTTAGGTTCCAGCTCTAGTGTAGAGCGGTAGTTTATAATACcaatttaaatagttttaaaaatatatttaatctaaataataaacaaaataaTTTATTTAAATGTATTTAATGTAGTACCTAATGACCTGCACCACCAACTCTATTAAATTTTTTGGAGCTGAAGATATCCAAACCGCCTAAAACTCTGAAGCTATAAACGCAACTTGTTTCCTAGACAACGGGCATGCTTTGCACACAGTCTCGAGTAATTCCTGAATGAACAATAACAAAAGTAGCAGTAGGAGCCCTGCCAGCGAACCGCCTACAGCATCCGTTCCTCAAAACATCTCCCTACTCATGTCATCCCTAAACCATCCGTACCTGAAGCTAGCAGCTGTCGGTAAGCAAGAAACGAGCGCGCGTCAGGTTTACTCACCGCAGTCATCTTCCTCGGCGGCGGCCGCAGCCTCAAGCGCGGAGCCGCCTCCACTGGCGAGGGGGAAGGGGCAACCATGGTGGTCCGCGAccgcgaggccatgagccggaggAGCTGCCTCGAGCCCTCGACGGAGATGGATCCTTTGGATTACTCGTGTGGACCCGTCCCTCTCTCGCACTTATGTAAATCTTCGGAGCtaaaattttagctctctaaatcacaaTTAAAAAGTTACTAAATAACTTTAGAATTAAAAAGAAATATGAGTTCTTTAATAATACTCTAAATATATATTAAATATATATTATAGTTGTTTTGTGTCTATCCGCATAAAAAAATATGTCACAAATACTATTAATTACTTTTATTATCTATATAATGCAGTCAATATTTTTGTTTAGATAGTTGCTTAATGGTTGTCAAATATAGAAGAAAACGACAGTAAATGAGGATGAGGTTAGATGAGAAGTTGCTAAATTTatgaagttcatttagagaactgttggataTGAGTTTTTAtgttaactacctaaattattgatttagaaAGTCGTTTAAACAACTATTGGAGTTCCTAAGTCACACGGTAAGCGATTCCTTGTGGGCTGGCTCATTAAAAAAAAGTAAGACCTTGTTTGGTTTGAGGTAGTCACTTTTAGTTCCTAAATAAGCAAACAAGGTTACTAAAGTAGGGTGACTAAACATTAGTTTTTTAGTCACCAAGGGATGACTAAAAAGGATTAAAGTAGGATTTTTGCTCTCTCCTCTTTCTACGTGCAACGAACAATCACTAAATAATAGGGGTAATGCAGCCATTATTCACACTAAATAATGCTATTTAGTTAGATTGAGTCAATGGAACCAAAAATGGtattttagtgactaaagtttaatcAGTAAAATTTAGTTAGATGATTAAAGGAACCAAATAGGACCTAAATCTCAAGGCCTAGACCGCAAAAGCAGAGATTTTGTGTGGCCTCTCTGGGCCTACTGAAGCAGCCCTCCAGAGATGAGACGTTGTCCCCCTTCTATGGTTTTCTGTTATTTCCGCATCTTCTGTTTTTTCTTGTTCCATGAAGGTAAATCACTGTGTTATTAGGCCCCGTTTTGTTTGGGATAgactttagtcacttttagtttttttaaaaaacaaaCAGGGTAATTAAATTgatgtgactaaactttagttctttagtcaccaagagatgactaaaagagactaaaataAAAAATTACCTCACTTGCCCACCTCTCTTTCTCCGTGCAGCAAGCAACCACTAATTAATAGGGGTGATATAGTCATTATTGGCACTAATTAATGCTCTTTAGTCAGATTTACTCACTAGAATCAAACATGGTACtttagtgactaaactttagtcactaaatttAGTTAGgcgactaaagaaaccaaacattGCCTTATTTCTTTATCatctcaaaatattatagaaacTTGGGATAACATTTGGGTCTAGAATAAATAGTTTTTTATAAATAAATGTCCAATACTTTATATGTCATTTGTTGAAATAGCACACTGAATTATTAATATACTATTTCCATTTTTTAGATTTCATAATGTTGGTGATGTATGGCTATAAGGGCTATGTATAAATTATTGATCCACTCTTGTACCTACGGTGAAAGGTCTATATTGGCTAAATCAATGTTTAAACACTTTTAGTAAGGCTATTGTATTCAAAGGTGCTTCGAGCTATGACAAAGCCAAAGAAGATTGAATAGACATCAAGGGATGTACTGAAATACGGTTAGCGCCATTAAATTTGGGGAGCTCCAATTTGGGAAAAGGTGCAGAGTGGTGTGAAGGATCTTCAAGGGATTGAAACTACAAATGGAGCTTAGACTGCGTATGTACTATTGGCTAGACGCGATGGATGAGCCCTGAGAAGTCCATTGCCAACGTCCTACGTCAAGTGTTCATTGTTGTGCCACATGGGGTTTTTCTCGTGCGACGCAGATACCTAAAGCTATGTTGAGATTGAGCCATGCTGTTGTTGGCCACAACATGGAGGTGGACCAACTCATCTTCCGTTGAGTTGCATGCTTTAAGTCGACTTAGCTTGTCTAGCATAATCTTTATTATCTCCTGGAATCCAACGATATGATTCGCCAAGGACTCCATCGAATCTATTTACACGACCAAATCTACCTGATGTTTGTGGTGGCTTTCACTTCAGCACTAGAACGATCCGGAACAAATCCTCCAAACCAAAAcacaggctccgataccaatttgtTATAAGCCCAATAGTTAAATAGGAATTTAGACAACGACACGATAGTTTTTTGTGAGGTGGTCAAGTTTTAGCTACAGAAAGCAATTTCTCTTGTTGTATCTAGAGATGTTAGGTCATCTCCAACAGATCTCCTATCACATATTCACATCCCCTGTTTCATCCCCGTGTGTTAAACAATATCATCTACAGTGTCGTGTCCCTTGTTCTACACGATCCACCAAAGACGACCTTAATGAGTACCTGAGTACCAAATAGATTTATCCGATAAAGAGACATGCATGGATAATTTTATGTACTTATGGGTGTATTGATGGAAAAATCCTCTACCTATCGGGTAGGCATGTGTAGgtgtgtatatatataatatCCATATCCGTCTACCCACGGATAAAAAATATCCATATTAGACAACTAGCCATCCTACTTGAATGttaattttattatctatttattatcaaTTGTTATTTATTTGTCATTTCTGATATGCTAGTGTCAAATATGTACATGTGATGTACTAATTTTGATCATTAGTCTTTTGCGCTTGCCATATATGATTAATCAATGCGTAgtcatagagagagagagattttcctATGTTGTATAGGGATACAGATAACCTGATAGATAAAACCATACTTAACAAATACGAGTATGGGAAGACATTGGTCATTGGATACATATCTATTGCCATGACTAGTTTCACCTTATCCTTTCTTACAAGGTTGTCTTCATCGGTATTGTCGGTActttgaaactagggtaccctctCCAACTGTGATCACGAGAACGAAGAAGTGTCCGGCCGATTTGCTGACCAGGGATCACagatggattggaggggattgtgaagaaaattagttcatttctccCTCAATTTCCTCCAATGATCTCCCGTGATTATGGATGGCAATGGATGTGATTTATCTGCGTACCCGCGGATAAAAAACCTGTTGGGCACGATTTTCGGTACGAGCCTGTACCCGTGGATACGGATACGAGTAGCATTTGATATCCGTGGATATTTTTAAAATGGGTACGAAAAATATCCGTTAAAGTAACCTGACATGTGGGGTCACTGGAGTTTGGAACCACTTCACGGACCACAGCCAGCCCAAGTCCCGTCGTGACCCGTCCATCTCCTGACCGTCTAGCCTTCCGAATCCCCAATTGTGTTTTTATCATATTTAAATTTACTGGATAAATATGTTATCATATTTGAATTTGCTGGATTTTAATATGTTGTATGTGTAGTGGGCACATGGATATATCCGTGGATATCCATTACCCGCGGGTAACGAATGTGAGTACTATTTTTTATTCGTAGCGGGTAACGGGTACGAGTTCGGATATAAGTCGCGGATATGAATGTCCAGAGACACTATCCACGGATAGTTTATTCATTGCCATCCCTACCCGTGATCACTTTATCATCAAATCAACCCCTAGAAAAGGTTATTTTTATACGCTATAAAGAAGAGAATCTTCTTTATATTTAATTTACATAAATATACTGCCTCAAACATTTGTTCTCCGCTAGTTTCATTTTTTACTAAAATATGATAAATAAAAAAAAGATGGAGTACATGCTAAACCGCTAGCCTCTACAAGATTATCGCGGCTTCGCTAACAATATAGGCCAAGCCCACTAGCATTCTCTAACAATATTATCCATGATCAAACGTGTATTTTCACAACAATATCGTCGTTGCCAGTCAGGACTCAAGACTCAGGACACGAGCGCGCACTGGTGTCTGGTGCTGGCGTGCTGCCGCTGTCCTGATCCGCCGGCGACCGCCACACGTGCCTGCCTGGTGCTGCCGCAGTCCTGATCCTGCCGAAAAGGTGGATTGAGATTGGGTTGGCAGCTGACCGCTCTGCGACTACCGCGTCGTGTCGTGTGAGCAACGTCGCTATCCCTGTCCGTACTCTACTCCATCTCATCTCATCTCCATTGTTGCTGTGGCGAatccataaaatataataatagtAATACAGAAAAGCAAATGGATGGGTCAACATCAATACGAGAATGGAACACGCGGCGTGGCGCGCAGCACGAGCTTGGACTTCCTCTTCACGGTGATCCCGAACGCCTCGCTCATGTCGAGCACCTTCCCGTCGCCGTCCGGGAGCGTCCAGTCGAAGTGGTAGAGGAGGCCCGCGAGCGCCAGCTCCATGTTGACGAGCCCCAGCGACATGCCGGGGCACATCCGCCTGCCGGCGCCGAACGGGATGAACTCCATGTCGGCGCCTCTGAAGTCGACGGCGCCGCCGCCACCCTCGAACCGCTCCGGCCGGAACGCCTCGGGGTCGCCCCAGTACGCGGCGTCCCTCGCGATCGCCCACGCGTTCACCAGCACCTTGGTGCCCCGGGCCACGTCGTAGCCCATCACCCGGCACGCCTCGCGGCACTCCCGCGGCAGCAGGAACGGCACGGGCACGTGCAGCCGCAGCGTCTCCTTCACCACCAGCGGCAGGTACCTCAGCCTCGCCGTGTCGGCCTCGCCGAGCCTCCGCTGCCCCCTGAAGGCCTCCCGCATTTCGGCCTGGGCCCTGCGCATCACCCGCGGGTTCCTCGTCAGCTCCGACAGCGCCCACTCCAGGGTCGTCGCCGAGGTCTCGCTCCCCGCCGAGAAGATCTCCAGGACGACGGTGGAGATGACGTCGGTGGTGAGCGGGCACTGCGCGTCGTCGCCGCCGTCCCTCTGCAGCCTCAGCAGCACGGCCAGTAGGTTGTTGTCCTTCTCCTCCTCCTCCCGTTCTCCCCGCCCGCCGTCGCCGGCGGCGGTCTGCAGCTGCTCGCGGATGATGTCGCCCATAATGTCGCGGACGTTCCGGTTGCACCGCTCGGTCTCCCGCAGCGCGCGGCTGAGGCGGCGCACCAGCCGCGACGACGGGTACAGGTCGGCCAGGTTGAAGCCGGAGGTGAGCACCACGGCCCTGTGGAGCTCGCGCAGGAACTCGTCCCGCCGCGCGCACCGCCCGCCGACGGCCGACCGCACCACGGTGTCGTTCATGGCGCGGCAGGCCCGCTCGCCGATGTCCACCACCGCGCTGCCGCCGGCGCAGGAGTCGGCCACGGACCGGAGCAGCCCCGCGGCCTCCTCCTCACGGATGCGGCGGAACGACTGCACGCGGCGCGCCGAGAAGAGCTCCAGCACGCAGATCCGCCGGAGCTGGCGCCACAGCTCGCCGTAGGGGGAGAAGAGGAtgtcgcggccgccgaggctgaaCACGTCCAGCGTCGGCGTCTGGTGCCGGCTGGCGAACGCCGCGTCGTGGGTCTTCAGCAC is a genomic window of Zea mays cultivar B73 chromosome 5, Zm-B73-REFERENCE-NAM-5.0, whole genome shotgun sequence containing:
- the LOC100283762 gene encoding 60S ribosomal protein L24 encodes the protein MVLKTELCRFSGQKIYPGKGIRFIRADSQVFLFANSKCKRYFHNRLKPAKLTWTAMYRKQHKKDIHAEAVKKRRRATKKPYSRSIVGASLEVIQKKRAEKPEVRDAAREAALREIKERIKKTKDEKKAKKAEVSKSQKAQTKGAVQKGSKGPKLGGGGGKR
- the LOC103626064 gene encoding zealexin A1 synthase-like, whose amino-acid sequence is MLVAGRWSRSKERMEGTLLLLLLGLLLVLPLLLVKLVVVNKYFPAAPWQPGKPPLRLPPGPRQLPVIGSLHHLLASRHGGLLHRAMRELSIQHGPVMLLRLGAVPTLVVSSAEAAREVLKTHDAAFASRHQTPTLDVFSLGGRDILFSPYGELWRQLRRICVLELFSARRVQSFRRIREEEAAGLLRSVADSCAGGSAVVDIGERACRAMNDTVVRSAVGGRCARRDEFLRELHRAVVLTSGFNLADLYPSSRLVRRLSRALRETERCNRNVRDIMGDIIREQLQTAAGDGGRGEREEEEKDNNLLAVLLRLQRDGGDDAQCPLTTDVISTVVLEIFSAGSETSATTLEWALSELTRNPRVMRRAQAEMREAFRGQRRLGEADTARLRYLPLVVKETLRLHVPVPFLLPRECREACRVMGYDVARGTKVLVNAWAIARDAAYWGDPEAFRPERFEGGGGAVDFRGADMEFIPFGAGRRMCPGMSLGLVNMELALAGLLYHFDWTLPDGDGKVLDMSEAFGITVKRKSKLVLRATPRVPFSY